One stretch of Ictalurus punctatus breed USDA103 chromosome 5, Coco_2.0, whole genome shotgun sequence DNA includes these proteins:
- the LOC108266035 gene encoding rho-related BTB domain-containing protein 2 → MDVVSAFRFQTAAKRMRLFPLMRFHFMDSDWTMDYERPNVETIKCVVVGDNAVGKTRLICARACNATLTQYQLLATHVPTVWAIDQYRVCQEVLERSRDVVDDVSVSLRLWDTFGDHHKDRRFAYGRSDVVVLCFSIANPNSLHHVRTMWYPEIKHFCPRAPVILVGCQLDLRYADLEAVNRARRPLARPIKSNEILPPEKGREVAKELGVPYYETSVVAQFGIKDVFDNAIRAALISRRHLQFWKSHLRNVQRPLLQAPFLPPKPPPPIITVPPPPSSMEEHPGRLLEDPLCADVILVLQESQRIFAHRVYLATASSKFYDLFLVDHRTPEDKKEKERARVPLSGRELLMRAASFDVCESSDERERANLRACTSDGTLRGGEGGRLLPAFSRAFVSVREEMVDDPLTFNSRPMTVVHMDSSMQPGPFRAVLRYLYTGKLDEHEKQLMQVAHIAELLEVFDLRMMVANILNDEAFMNQEITKAFHVRRTNRIKECLVKGTFSDVVFKLDDGTIMAHKPLLISSCDWMAAMFGGPFVESCTKEVLFPNTTRSCMRAVLEYLYTGRFCSRPDLDAMELIVLANRLCLPHLVALTELYTVTVLMEAAMMGADIDGEVLVYLEMAQFHGAHQLAGWCLHHICTNYNSVCRKFPRDMKAKSAENQEYFEKHRWPPVWYLKEDDHYQRARKEREKEDYLYQKRQCKRKWLFWNLPSSPSSNSPSSPGSSAVM, encoded by the exons ATGGATGTCGTTTCCGCCTTTCGCTTTCAGACAGCAGCCAAGCGGATGCGCCTCTTCCCTCTGATGCG GTTCCATTTTATGGATTCTGATTGGACTATGGACTATGAGAGGCCAAATGTCGAGACCATCAAGTGTGTGGTTGTCGGGGACAACGCAGTGGGAAAGACCCGGCTCATCTGTGCCCGGGCTTGCAATGCCACCCTGACCCAGTACCAGCTGCTCGCCACACATGTTCCCACTGTCTGGGCCATAGACCAATACAGAGTGTGCCAGGAG GTTCTAGAGCGATCTCGGGATGTGGTGGACGACGTCAGCGTGTCCTTGCGACTCTGGGACACGTTCGGGGATCATCACAAGGACCGTCGTTTCGCTTACGGACG GTCCGATGTTGTGGTGCTGTGTTTCTCAATCGCTAACCCGAACTCGCTGCACCACGTGAGGACCATGTGGTACCCGGAAATCAAACACTTCTGCCCCAGAGCTCCTGTCATCCTTGTGGGTTGCCAGCTGGACCTGAGATACGCTGACCTCGAGGCGGTGAACAGAGCCCGGCGTCCACTGGCGAG GCCCATAAAATCCAACGAGATCTTGCCACCAGAGAAGGGCCGTGAAGTGGCAAAAGAGCTTGGTGTCCCATATTACGAGACCAGCGTGGTCGCACAGTTTGGTATCAAGGACGTATTCGATAACGCTATCCGCGCCGCGCTGATATCACGCCGTCACCTGCAGTTCTGGAAGTCGCACTTGCGTAACGTCCAGCGGCCTCTCCTCCAAGCCCCGTTCCTTCCTCCTAAACCGCCTCCACCCATCATCACGGTGCCGCCTCCCCCCAGCAGCATGGAAGAGCACCCAGGGCGTCTACTGGAGGACCCACTGTGCGCCGACGTCATCCTCGTGCTCCAGGAGAGCCAAAGAATCTTTGCTCACCGTGTCTACCTCGCCACGGCCTCATCCAAATTCTACGACCTTTTCCTGGTCGACCACCGGACTCCCGAggacaaaaaagagaaagagcgcGCCCGGGTGCCTCTTTCCGGCCGCGAGCTGCTGATGCGAGCCGCCAGCTTTGACGTTTGTGAGAGCAGCGACGAAAGGGAGCGAGCGAACCTGCGCGCCTGCACCAGCGACGGGACGCTTAGAGGAGGCGAAGGAGGCCGTCTGCTGCCTGCGTTCAGCCGAGCCTTTGTCAGCGTCCGGGAGGAAATGGTGGATGATCCTTTGACCTTTAACTCCAGGCCAATGACGGTGGTGCACATGGACTCGTCCATGCAGCCGGGGCCGTTCCGCGCTGTTTTGCGCTATCTCTACACAGGGAAGCTGGATGAGCATGAGAAGCAGCTGATGCAGGTGGCTCATATCGCTGAGCTTCTGGAGGTTTTCGATCTCCGTATGATGGTAGCCAACATCCTAAATGATGAGGCTTTCATGAACCAGGAGATCACCAAGGCCTTCCACGTGAGGCGCACCAACCGGATCAAGGAGTGCCTAGTTAAGGGGACCTTCTCGG ATGTGGTGTTCAAGCTGGATGACGGTACAATAATGGCCCATAAGCCTTTGCTCATCTCGAGCTGCGACTggatggcagccatgtttggaGGACCGTTTGTGGAGAGCTGTACTAAAGAG gTGTTGTTTCCAAACACAACCCGTAGCTGCATGCGGGCAGTGCTGGAGTATCTCTACACTGGTCGCTTCTGTTCGCGCCCAGACCTGGATGCCATGGAGCTCATTGTTCTTGCAAACCGTCTCTGTCTGCCTCACCTGGTCGCACtaacag AACTGTACACTGTGACTGTGCTTATGGAGGCTGCGATGATGGGAGCTGATATTGATGGAGAAGTACTGGTCTATCTGGAAATGGCTCAG TTCCACGGTGCCCACCAGTTAGCTGGATGGTGCCTCCACCACATCTGCACTAATTACAACAGCGTCTGCCGCAAGTTCCCTCGTGACATGAAGGCTAAATCTGCAG AGAACCAGGAATACTTTGAGAAGCATCGCTGGCCTCCAGTCTGGTACCTCAAGGAGGACGATCATTACCAGCGAGCACGCAAAGAGCGGGAGAAAGAGGACTACCTGTACCAGAAACGCCAGTGTAAGCGCAAGTGGCTCTTCTGGAATCTTCCATCCTCACCCTCTTCCAACTCTCCGTCCTCTCCTGGGTCCTCCGCTGTCATGTGA